The Vibrio navarrensis genome has a segment encoding these proteins:
- the cas1f gene encoding type I-F CRISPR-associated endonuclease Cas1f, with translation MDDLSPSDLKVILHSKRANMYYLEYCRVMQKDGRVLYLTEADKENLYFNIPIANTTVLMLGNGTSITQAAMRMLSQAGVLVGFCGGGGTPLHMACEVEWFTPQSEYRPTEYLQGWLSFWFDDEKRLAAAKQFQNARIDYLQRVWRSDRELTLEKFNLQDEVIKQSLDTFHQRTEAASKPADLLLTEAQLTKALYKYAANNTGKEGFTRQHQPDKKCTDKANDFLNHGNYLAYGLAASCLWVLGIPHGFAVMHGKTRRGALVFDVADLIKDAIVLPWAFVCAKENASEQEFRQQILQAFIEHKALDYMFDTVKQVALQGKEEEEREAHQL, from the coding sequence ATGGACGATCTCTCACCCTCCGATCTTAAAGTCATCCTGCACTCAAAGCGCGCCAATATGTATTACTTGGAATATTGCCGTGTGATGCAAAAAGATGGCCGCGTGCTCTACTTGACCGAAGCCGACAAAGAAAACCTTTACTTCAACATTCCGATTGCCAACACCACCGTACTCATGCTCGGCAACGGTACTTCAATTACTCAAGCCGCCATGCGCATGCTCTCACAGGCTGGCGTATTGGTCGGATTTTGTGGCGGCGGCGGTACGCCACTGCACATGGCTTGCGAGGTGGAATGGTTCACGCCGCAGAGCGAATATCGCCCAACAGAATACTTACAAGGCTGGCTCTCATTCTGGTTTGATGATGAAAAGCGCTTGGCCGCCGCCAAACAATTTCAAAACGCACGGATTGATTACTTGCAGCGCGTTTGGCGATCAGACCGAGAATTAACGCTTGAGAAATTTAATCTACAAGATGAAGTAATAAAGCAATCCCTTGATACCTTTCACCAACGTACTGAAGCCGCGAGTAAACCAGCCGATCTGCTCCTCACTGAAGCGCAGCTCACCAAAGCACTGTACAAGTATGCCGCCAATAACACAGGCAAAGAAGGCTTTACGCGCCAACATCAGCCAGACAAAAAATGCACCGACAAAGCCAACGATTTTCTCAATCACGGCAACTACTTAGCCTATGGGCTTGCGGCAAGCTGCTTGTGGGTGCTGGGCATTCCGCACGGCTTTGCCGTCATGCATGGCAAAACCCGCCGTGGTGCCTTGGTATTTGATGTCGCGGACTTAATCAAAGATGCCATTGTGCTGCCGTGGGCGTTTGTTTGCGCCAAAGAGAACGCCAGCGAACAAGAGTTTCGCCAACAAATTCTGCAAGCCTTCATCGAACACAAAGCGCTCGATTATATGTTCGACACAGTGAAACAGGTCGCACTGCAAGGCAAAGAGGAAGAAGAGCGGGAGGCACACCAATTATGA
- the sthA gene encoding Si-specific NAD(P)(+) transhydrogenase: MAHANHFDVIVIGSGPGGEGAAMGLTKAGLNVAVVEKESSVGGGCTHWGTIPSKALRHAVSRIIEFNSNPLFCDNNTSLHATFSTILGHAKSVIDKQTRLRQGFYDRNQCQLIFGSAAFSDSHSMTVTQADGTQEIYTADKFVIATGSRPYQPVDVDFNHERIYDSDSILSLKHDPRHIIIYGAGVIGCEYASIFRGLGVKTDLINTRDRLLAFLDNEVSDALSYHFWNSGVVIRNDETYERIEGTEDGVIVHLQSGKKMKADCLLYANGRTGNTDKLNLAAVGLQGDSRGQLKVDSNYQTEVPHVYAVGDVIGYPSLASAAYDQGRFVAQAITKGKADSILIEDIPTGIYTIPEISSVGRTEQELTAAKVPYEVGRSSFKHLARAQIAGKDIGSLKILFHRETKEILGIHCFGERAAEIIHIGQAIMEQKGAANTIEYFVNTTFNYPTMAEAYRVAALNGLNRLF, from the coding sequence ATGGCGCACGCGAATCACTTTGATGTGATAGTTATCGGCAGCGGCCCGGGAGGCGAAGGGGCGGCTATGGGGCTCACCAAAGCAGGGCTGAATGTCGCGGTGGTAGAAAAAGAGAGCAGCGTCGGTGGCGGCTGCACTCACTGGGGCACCATTCCTTCGAAAGCGCTGCGCCATGCGGTAAGCCGAATTATTGAGTTCAACAGCAACCCGCTGTTTTGTGACAACAACACCAGCTTACACGCGACTTTCTCGACCATTCTTGGTCATGCCAAATCGGTGATTGATAAGCAAACACGCCTGCGCCAAGGCTTTTACGACCGCAACCAGTGCCAATTGATCTTCGGCAGCGCAGCGTTTAGCGACAGCCACTCGATGACGGTGACCCAAGCCGATGGCACCCAAGAGATTTATACTGCCGACAAATTTGTCATCGCCACCGGTTCACGCCCTTATCAACCAGTGGATGTCGATTTCAATCACGAACGTATTTATGACAGCGACTCGATCCTGAGCTTAAAGCATGACCCGCGCCACATCATCATTTATGGAGCAGGAGTGATTGGCTGCGAATACGCATCTATCTTTCGTGGGCTTGGGGTGAAAACCGACCTCATCAATACACGCGATCGCTTACTGGCTTTCTTGGACAATGAAGTGTCTGACGCGCTCTCTTACCATTTTTGGAACAGTGGCGTAGTGATTCGCAATGACGAAACCTACGAGCGCATTGAAGGCACGGAAGATGGCGTGATCGTGCATCTGCAATCGGGCAAGAAGATGAAAGCCGATTGCCTGCTGTACGCCAATGGACGTACAGGCAACACCGACAAACTCAACCTTGCGGCGGTTGGGTTGCAAGGTGACTCACGCGGCCAGCTCAAAGTGGACAGTAACTATCAAACGGAAGTGCCGCATGTTTATGCCGTCGGCGATGTGATCGGTTACCCGAGCCTGGCCAGTGCCGCTTACGATCAAGGCCGCTTTGTGGCTCAAGCGATTACCAAAGGCAAAGCCGACAGTATTTTGATTGAAGATATTCCGACCGGCATTTACACCATTCCGGAAATCAGCTCCGTCGGCCGCACCGAGCAAGAGCTGACGGCAGCGAAAGTGCCCTATGAAGTCGGGCGATCTTCGTTTAAACATCTGGCGCGCGCGCAAATTGCGGGCAAAGATATCGGCAGTTTGAAGATTCTTTTCCACCGCGAGACCAAAGAAATTCTCGGCATTCACTGTTTTGGCGAGCGAGCGGCGGAAATTATCCACATCGGCCAAGCGATCATGGAACAGAAAGGTGCCGCGAACACGATCGAATATTTCGTCAACACCACCTTTAACTACCCCACCATGGCCGAAGCCTACCGGGTGGCGGCATTGAACGGTCTCAACCGATTGTTTTAA
- a CDS encoding WYL domain-containing protein, which produces MLALWQGYVRNKDLVDQFSITRQQAYQDIRAYQEQHPERLKKMVSGPYQFSAQYLFEAPKHSLEHYLQWFSTGQFYAPQSSFNAALGEHCSVPQRYVAPQVIAALTAAIRQQKRLELGYVSLSNPEWEGRIFHPHTLVKTGLRWHVRGYCEKSQGYRDLVLSRCRGDAELLDASQRTKEDDRVWNTQVDLIFAPDPRLNDEQKEVIAHDYQMENGQLRITTRAALVDYLLKEMQVKTHYLEGTPEAQQLILLNPRDVKPWLFER; this is translated from the coding sequence ATGCTTGCCTTGTGGCAAGGCTATGTTCGCAACAAAGATTTGGTCGATCAGTTTTCGATTACCCGCCAACAAGCCTATCAGGATATCCGAGCCTACCAAGAGCAACATCCTGAACGGTTAAAGAAAATGGTGTCTGGCCCTTATCAATTTAGCGCGCAATATCTCTTTGAAGCCCCCAAACACTCGCTTGAGCATTATTTGCAGTGGTTCAGTACGGGTCAGTTTTATGCGCCTCAGTCATCATTCAATGCCGCGCTGGGTGAGCACTGCTCCGTTCCACAGCGTTATGTCGCGCCGCAGGTGATTGCCGCGCTAACGGCAGCGATTCGTCAGCAAAAACGCCTTGAGCTTGGCTATGTGTCACTGTCCAATCCCGAATGGGAAGGGCGAATTTTCCACCCCCATACCTTGGTTAAAACGGGTTTGCGTTGGCATGTCCGAGGTTACTGTGAAAAATCGCAGGGCTATCGCGATTTGGTCTTAAGCCGCTGCCGCGGTGATGCTGAGTTACTCGATGCTTCACAGCGCACCAAAGAGGACGATCGGGTTTGGAATACGCAGGTGGATTTAATTTTCGCCCCTGATCCACGCTTAAATGACGAGCAAAAAGAAGTCATCGCCCACGATTACCAAATGGAAAACGGACAACTGCGCATAACCACGCGCGCAGCATTGGTCGATTACCTACTCAAAGAGATGCAAGTCAAAACCCACTATCTCGAAGGCACGCCAGAAGCCCAACAACTGATTTTGCTTAACCCACGCGACGTCAAACCTTGGTTATTTGAACGTTAA
- the fabR gene encoding HTH-type transcriptional repressor FabR produces MKSMGIRAQQKEKTRRSLIDAAFSQLSADRSFSNLSLREVAREAGIAPTSFYRHFKDMDELGLTMVDEGGLLLRQLMRQARQRIAKEGSVIRTSVETFMEFIESSPNVFRLLLRERSGTSAEFRAAVAREIQHFAAELTEYLTSTGMRRDEALAQAEASVILVFSSGAEALDLDRRERDELAERLIMQLRMVAKGAYWYRKERERNRLKGEIE; encoded by the coding sequence ATGAAGTCAATGGGTATCCGCGCGCAGCAAAAAGAGAAAACTCGTCGCTCCCTTATCGACGCGGCCTTCAGCCAACTGAGCGCTGATCGCAGTTTCTCCAACCTCAGCTTGCGTGAAGTGGCCAGAGAGGCGGGCATCGCACCCACTTCGTTTTACCGCCACTTTAAAGACATGGACGAGCTTGGCCTGACCATGGTGGATGAAGGCGGATTGCTGCTGCGCCAGCTGATGCGCCAAGCGCGCCAACGGATCGCGAAAGAGGGCAGTGTGATCAGAACGTCGGTCGAGACGTTTATGGAATTTATTGAGAGCAGCCCGAACGTGTTTCGCTTGTTACTGCGAGAGCGCTCAGGCACTTCCGCGGAGTTTCGCGCCGCGGTTGCCCGCGAAATACAACATTTTGCCGCTGAGTTGACCGAATACCTCACCAGCACCGGGATGAGACGTGATGAAGCGCTTGCTCAGGCAGAAGCGTCAGTCATCTTAGTGTTTAGCTCAGGGGCTGAAGCTTTGGATTTAGATCGACGTGAACGCGACGAACTCGCCGAGCGTCTGATCATGCAACTGCGAATGGTCGCCAAAGGGGCGTACTGGTATCGCAAAGAACGTGAACGTAACCGATTAAAAGGTGAAATAGAATAA
- a CDS encoding class I SAM-dependent methyltransferase, with protein sequence MSSPQVPVEKGYQVPARLLQPLWLRSRESLIDNGLVYDPIAAKACLSCKLAPECLSGDVAQKQLLHVTLAQLCDQQVAQFLQQHPDGWVINVGAGLDTRFYRLDNGRCHWVELDITEHLLWRQRLFHKNERYQQQCGSVDDLSCLDGLPLSDKTPVLVVCEMALLEASLTQVATFIQALGRYFVSAQACVVLAGDLSESRLGQTLGAEPYAHGLAAPAEQVLQWLPWAQWVRVFSPFDRFCSRWKMWQRWLSKIPQLKHRLTPVLVHLQW encoded by the coding sequence ATGTCTTCCCCTCAAGTGCCCGTAGAAAAAGGATATCAGGTACCAGCAAGATTGTTGCAACCCCTGTGGTTGCGTAGCCGGGAAAGCCTGATTGACAATGGCCTCGTTTACGACCCGATTGCGGCCAAAGCTTGCTTAAGCTGTAAGTTGGCTCCGGAATGCCTTTCAGGTGATGTGGCACAAAAGCAATTGCTACACGTTACCTTAGCGCAGTTGTGTGATCAACAAGTCGCCCAGTTTCTTCAACAGCACCCCGATGGTTGGGTGATTAATGTTGGGGCGGGGCTTGATACCCGCTTCTACCGATTGGATAACGGTCGCTGTCATTGGGTTGAACTCGATATCACCGAGCATTTACTTTGGCGCCAGAGGCTGTTCCATAAGAATGAACGCTATCAGCAGCAGTGCGGCAGCGTTGACGATCTCTCCTGTCTGGATGGCTTGCCTCTCTCGGATAAAACCCCGGTGCTGGTAGTGTGTGAAATGGCGCTGTTGGAAGCGTCATTGACGCAAGTGGCGACCTTTATTCAAGCGCTTGGGCGCTACTTTGTCTCGGCGCAGGCGTGTGTCGTGTTGGCTGGAGATTTGAGCGAGAGTCGTCTAGGACAAACGTTGGGCGCCGAGCCTTATGCGCATGGCTTGGCGGCTCCAGCAGAGCAAGTTTTACAGTGGCTCCCTTGGGCGCAATGGGTCCGCGTCTTTTCTCCATTTGACCGTTTTTGCTCGCGCTGGAAAATGTGGCAGCGTTGGTTGAGTAAGATTCCGCAACTCAAACATCGTTTGACGCCCGTGTTGGTGCACTTGCAGTGGTAG
- a CDS encoding MetQ/NlpA family ABC transporter substrate-binding protein, producing the protein MKVKKRALQTLVIAATMLGLTACGQEEARVIKVGATVGPHAQVVEAVAKEAKAHGLNVQVVEFSDFITPNAALADGSIDINSYQHLPFLTNFNQSRNADLVSIGQSILMRMGIYSDSVKSLSDLPQNARIAIPNDPTNGGRGLLLLQEAKLITLKENVGHKASINDIVDNPKNFKIIEVDAAQLPRTLSDVDAAAITMNYVMSSGLNPKEKAIYLEPKDAALAVMVIATKAENKDNPDYKKFVEIYQSQTIRDYLATTFNGTIEPAF; encoded by the coding sequence ATGAAGGTGAAAAAGAGAGCATTACAAACATTGGTCATCGCAGCGACGATGCTAGGCTTAACCGCGTGCGGCCAAGAGGAAGCGAGAGTCATCAAAGTGGGGGCAACGGTCGGCCCGCACGCACAAGTCGTTGAAGCCGTTGCCAAAGAAGCAAAAGCGCATGGCTTGAATGTTCAAGTTGTCGAGTTTTCCGATTTTATTACACCCAACGCGGCACTCGCTGACGGAAGTATTGATATAAACAGCTATCAACATTTGCCTTTTCTCACTAACTTCAATCAAAGCCGCAACGCAGACTTAGTGTCCATCGGGCAATCGATTTTGATGCGTATGGGGATTTACTCGGACAGTGTAAAATCCTTGTCCGATTTGCCTCAAAATGCACGCATTGCGATTCCTAACGACCCAACCAACGGAGGACGTGGTTTATTGCTGCTTCAAGAAGCTAAGCTGATTACTCTAAAGGAGAATGTGGGGCATAAAGCCAGTATCAATGACATTGTGGACAACCCCAAAAATTTCAAAATTATCGAAGTGGATGCGGCACAATTGCCCAGAACGTTGAGCGATGTGGATGCCGCTGCGATTACCATGAACTACGTGATGTCTTCAGGGCTAAATCCCAAAGAGAAGGCCATTTATCTAGAACCTAAAGATGCAGCATTGGCAGTCATGGTTATCGCAACCAAAGCGGAAAACAAAGATAACCCTGACTATAAAAAGTTTGTCGAAATCTACCAGTCACAAACGATTCGAGATTACTTAGCCACAACCTTTAATGGCACCATCGAGCCCGCGTTTTAA
- the cas3f gene encoding type I-F CRISPR-associated helicase Cas3f, which translates to MMVTFVSQCEKNALKKTRRVLDAFANRIGDNTWQTLITEEGLLTVKKMLRQTASRSTAVSCHWIRSRSRSQFLWVVGNKKKFNAEGYVPVNSTEKDLLNSEFENDWKYLPLIKAITGMAALLHDWGKASLLFQEKLNPEIKTKHKGDPLRHEWISCLLFQQWISNQNHERLDEVWLNALINQGIDETCFNTKVLQKERALAELPTAAALIAWLIVSHHRLPLPKEKDLCDRQREVDNSSLADLLARITPAWGYENRFDEYNALLPKCFEFPLGLLSNSSIWLAELKRRAKDLLHHLPLLDQAINDGSWRGILHHARLCLMLGDHYYSSQPNDHQWKTSIELYANTDPSTKARKQKLDEHLVNVAKVAVNTVKLLPFFETEPLKATELGELAPKANTPKAFRWQDKAVRKINQWREHTEDKSQGYFVVNMASTGCGKTIANAKIMQALSEEGESLRFILALGLRTLTLQTGDEYKERLKLQDSDLAVLIGSKAIAELHKSGKQVEKDDIESEQAADGSESLESLQDELDEVRWQGVLPEEELTTILSTDKGKCQKYRALLYAPVLVCTIDHIMAATETKRGGRYILPCLRLMSSDLVIDEIDDFTGDDLIAIGRLVHLAGMLGRKVMISSATIPPDLALGLYNAYRQGWKVFAASRDRVSTVNCVYVDEFSADVQMVGSDDADLATYEAFQQRFVSKRVDKLKQQISRRKANIIPCIKQGEQPLEKQYFETVKQAILAKHQHHNTLEPESQTRVSFGVVRVANIQPCVELTQYLLSCDWPADTEVRCMAYHSQQVMLLRHAQEKHLDEVLKRKEKAGELPSAFAHPVIREHLAACQAKNLIFILVATPVEEVGRDHDFDWAVIEPSSFRSIIQMAGRVRRHRDGEIKEPNIGLLQYNVKGFKGKDERVFNHPGYETDSATQLATHDLSELVDEKSLLQAVNAIVRIQKRAVLEPRNNLADLEHFATAKTLGTEQIGKQQQANISRQDRYNRNRRTSSPQSCWHEHLHGHIHGYWWLTALPQYFKRFRKSEPTVQIYLVKKARSIEFSLPDEGMPSIDEVLNIKHLPLPPTQQQKLWLQRDYSELVSLYSPSPEQEFATSVRYGEISFIYREGNQQYSYNDQLGLVKVK; encoded by the coding sequence ATGATGGTCACCTTTGTTAGCCAATGCGAGAAAAACGCCCTCAAGAAAACCCGTCGTGTACTGGATGCTTTCGCCAACCGCATTGGCGATAACACCTGGCAAACCCTCATCACGGAAGAAGGGTTACTTACGGTGAAAAAAATGCTGCGCCAAACCGCCAGCCGCAGCACCGCTGTTAGTTGCCACTGGATCCGCTCCCGTTCGCGCAGCCAGTTTTTGTGGGTGGTGGGTAACAAAAAGAAATTTAATGCAGAGGGATACGTGCCAGTAAACAGTACAGAGAAAGACCTGTTGAACAGTGAATTTGAAAACGATTGGAAATATTTACCTCTGATTAAGGCGATCACTGGCATGGCCGCTTTGCTGCACGATTGGGGTAAAGCCTCTTTACTTTTTCAGGAAAAGTTAAACCCAGAAATTAAAACCAAGCATAAAGGTGACCCGCTACGCCATGAGTGGATATCTTGTTTGCTGTTTCAACAATGGATCTCTAATCAAAATCATGAACGTCTTGATGAGGTTTGGTTAAACGCACTCATTAATCAAGGCATTGATGAAACTTGCTTTAATACCAAAGTGTTACAAAAAGAGAGAGCCCTTGCCGAATTACCGACAGCGGCGGCTTTGATCGCTTGGCTGATCGTTTCTCATCACCGCCTGCCTCTACCCAAAGAGAAAGACTTGTGTGATAGACAACGAGAAGTTGATAACTCGTCTTTAGCGGATTTACTTGCCAGAATTACCCCAGCATGGGGTTATGAAAACCGCTTTGATGAGTACAACGCACTGCTGCCGAAATGTTTTGAATTTCCGTTAGGTCTGCTCTCTAATTCCTCGATTTGGCTTGCCGAACTTAAACGTCGTGCCAAGGATCTATTGCATCATCTGCCTTTACTCGATCAGGCAATCAATGATGGTAGTTGGCGAGGGATTCTACACCATGCTCGGTTGTGCCTGATGCTAGGTGACCACTATTACTCTTCACAGCCTAATGATCATCAATGGAAAACCTCGATAGAGCTGTACGCTAACACCGATCCCAGCACCAAAGCACGTAAACAAAAGCTGGATGAGCACTTAGTGAATGTTGCTAAAGTCGCGGTGAACACAGTGAAGTTACTGCCGTTTTTTGAAACCGAACCGCTCAAAGCTACCGAGCTTGGCGAGCTTGCACCTAAGGCCAACACGCCTAAAGCATTCCGTTGGCAAGACAAAGCGGTACGCAAAATCAATCAGTGGCGTGAACACACGGAAGATAAAAGCCAAGGCTATTTTGTGGTGAACATGGCCAGTACCGGCTGTGGCAAAACTATCGCTAACGCCAAAATTATGCAGGCGTTATCTGAAGAGGGTGAAAGCCTACGATTTATCTTGGCACTTGGTTTGCGCACACTCACTTTGCAAACTGGAGACGAATATAAAGAGCGACTCAAACTGCAGGATAGCGACTTGGCGGTGTTGATTGGTTCTAAAGCGATTGCGGAGTTACACAAATCGGGCAAGCAAGTTGAAAAAGACGATATTGAGTCTGAGCAAGCTGCGGATGGTTCTGAATCTTTGGAAAGTTTGCAAGATGAATTGGATGAAGTTCGCTGGCAGGGTGTTTTACCCGAAGAAGAACTGACCACCATTCTTTCAACTGATAAAGGAAAATGTCAGAAATACAGGGCTTTACTTTACGCTCCAGTGCTGGTGTGCACCATCGATCACATTATGGCCGCGACCGAAACCAAGCGTGGTGGGCGCTATATTCTGCCTTGTTTGCGTTTAATGTCTTCGGACTTAGTTATTGATGAAATTGACGACTTTACCGGTGATGATCTGATTGCGATTGGCCGATTAGTGCATCTGGCGGGCATGCTGGGGCGCAAAGTGATGATTTCCTCTGCCACCATACCGCCGGATTTAGCATTGGGTTTATACAATGCCTATCGTCAAGGATGGAAAGTCTTTGCTGCCAGCCGTGATCGAGTCAGCACTGTTAATTGTGTTTATGTCGATGAATTTAGCGCTGATGTTCAGATGGTGGGCAGCGATGATGCTGATTTAGCTACCTATGAGGCTTTCCAGCAACGCTTTGTGTCTAAACGCGTTGATAAACTAAAACAACAAATCTCAAGGCGAAAAGCAAATATCATTCCATGTATTAAACAGGGTGAGCAACCTCTTGAGAAACAGTACTTCGAGACAGTTAAGCAGGCTATTTTGGCTAAACACCAGCACCACAACACGTTAGAACCAGAAAGCCAAACCAGGGTGTCGTTTGGCGTGGTTCGGGTGGCCAATATTCAACCTTGCGTCGAGTTAACCCAATATTTACTCAGCTGTGATTGGCCTGCCGATACCGAAGTGCGTTGCATGGCTTATCACAGCCAGCAAGTGATGTTGCTGCGTCATGCGCAAGAAAAGCATTTGGATGAAGTTCTGAAACGCAAAGAGAAAGCGGGTGAACTGCCGAGTGCTTTTGCTCATCCAGTGATCCGCGAACACCTAGCGGCTTGCCAAGCAAAAAACCTGATTTTTATTCTGGTTGCAACCCCAGTTGAAGAAGTGGGACGCGATCATGACTTTGACTGGGCGGTGATTGAACCCTCATCTTTTCGTTCGATTATTCAAATGGCAGGTCGGGTACGCAGGCATCGCGATGGCGAGATTAAAGAGCCCAATATTGGCTTGTTGCAATACAACGTTAAAGGCTTTAAAGGGAAAGATGAACGAGTATTTAATCATCCCGGTTATGAAACAGACAGCGCCACCCAGCTCGCCACTCATGATTTATCTGAGCTGGTGGATGAAAAGTCGCTGCTGCAAGCGGTTAATGCCATTGTCCGTATTCAAAAGCGAGCAGTGCTAGAACCGCGCAACAACTTAGCGGATTTAGAGCACTTTGCCACCGCGAAAACCCTTGGCACTGAGCAAATTGGCAAACAACAGCAAGCCAATATCAGCCGTCAGGATAGATACAACCGTAACCGACGCACCAGTTCACCGCAGTCATGTTGGCATGAGCATCTGCATGGTCATATTCACGGCTATTGGTGGCTGACCGCACTGCCGCAATACTTCAAACGCTTTCGTAAAAGTGAACCCACAGTGCAAATCTACTTAGTCAAAAAAGCGCGCAGCATCGAGTTTTCTTTGCCTGACGAGGGGATGCCTTCAATCGATGAAGTGTTAAATATTAAACACCTGCCGCTTCCACCAACGCAGCAACAGAAGCTCTGGCTACAGCGTGATTACAGTGAGTTAGTCAGTTTATACAGCCCTAGCCCTGAGCAGGAGTTCGCCACTTCAGTGCGCTATGGCGAAATCAGTTTTATCTACCGTGAAGGTAATCAGCAATATAGCTACAACGACCAACTAGGGTTGGTTAAGGTTAAATAA
- a CDS encoding YijD family membrane protein: MSNENKALSRRSEKKTLVLALITGVCGNAILSWLTMSEVTFSIFPLIALVLAVQALYQEYLNHPVSEDIPLVGLACFFVGAFGHSAFVKAQYPEAGSNFFAIMVALVLLAWIGKKLGYLRRAA, from the coding sequence ATGTCGAATGAAAACAAAGCGCTTTCGCGCAGATCTGAAAAGAAAACCCTCGTATTGGCACTGATAACGGGAGTGTGTGGCAACGCCATTCTTTCTTGGTTGACCATGAGTGAAGTCACTTTCTCGATTTTTCCGCTGATCGCCTTGGTGCTGGCCGTTCAAGCGCTTTACCAAGAGTATCTCAACCATCCAGTGTCGGAAGACATTCCGCTAGTGGGCCTAGCGTGCTTCTTTGTTGGCGCCTTTGGTCACTCGGCGTTTGTTAAAGCGCAATATCCAGAGGCGGGCTCAAACTTCTTTGCCATCATGGTAGCGCTAGTGCTACTGGCTTGGATTGGCAAAAAGCTCGGCTACCTGCGCCGCGCCGCATAA
- the lexA gene encoding transcriptional repressor LexA, whose translation MKPLTPRQQQVFDLIKSKIDDTGMPPTRAEIARELGFRSANAAEEHLKALARKQVIEIVPGASRGIRILLAEQAANEDQGLPLIGRVAAGEPILAQEHVEAHYQVDPAMFKPQADFLLRVHGESMKDIGIMDGDLLAVHKTQDVRNGQVVVARVDDDVTVKRLERKGTTVLLHAENESFSPIEVDLSCQQLTIEGIAVGIIRNTDWM comes from the coding sequence ATGAAGCCGTTGACGCCACGCCAACAACAAGTGTTCGACTTGATTAAGAGTAAAATTGATGACACCGGAATGCCCCCCACTCGTGCTGAAATTGCCCGAGAGCTGGGCTTTCGCTCTGCCAATGCGGCAGAGGAGCATCTCAAAGCGCTTGCGCGTAAGCAAGTGATAGAAATTGTCCCGGGCGCCTCCCGAGGCATTCGTATTTTGCTCGCAGAGCAGGCGGCGAATGAAGATCAAGGCTTGCCATTGATTGGCCGAGTGGCGGCGGGTGAGCCGATTTTAGCGCAAGAACACGTTGAAGCGCACTATCAGGTCGATCCGGCGATGTTTAAACCTCAGGCCGATTTTCTGCTGCGGGTGCATGGCGAAAGTATGAAAGACATCGGCATTATGGATGGCGATCTACTGGCGGTGCATAAAACCCAAGACGTGCGTAACGGCCAAGTGGTGGTGGCGCGAGTCGACGATGACGTGACGGTGAAACGCTTGGAGCGCAAAGGCACGACAGTCTTGCTGCATGCGGAAAATGAGTCGTTTTCCCCCATCGAAGTCGATTTAAGTTGTCAGCAATTAACCATCGAAGGGATCGCCGTCGGCATTATTCGTAACACCGATTGGATGTAA